The following are encoded together in the Prionailurus viverrinus isolate Anna chromosome B3, UM_Priviv_1.0, whole genome shotgun sequence genome:
- the BDKRB2 gene encoding B2 bradykinin receptor — protein sequence MFSSWRRHMFVTFHEDPVPTTATFGVEMLNITSQVLESTLNGTSSQGCVYAEWWSWLNAIQAPFLWVLFVLAALENIFVLGVFCLHKSSCTVAEIYLGNLAVADLILVCGLPFWAITIAHNFDWLFGEVLCRVVNTMLYMNLYSSICFLMLVSIDRYLALVKTMSMGRMRGVRWAKLYSLVIWGCTLLLSSPMLAFRTMKEYAAEGYNVTACIIVYPSRTWEVFTNVLLNSVGFLLPLVVITFCTVQIMKVLRNNEMQKFKEIQTERKATVLVLAVLLLFVTCWLPFQVSTFLDTLLRLNILSGCWDEHIVDVFTQIASYVAYSNSCLNPLVYVIVGKRFRKKSREVFRGLCQKGGCVSESTKMENSMGTLRTSISVERQIHRLPEWVGNSQ from the coding sequence CGTcgaaatgctcaacatcacctcGCAGGTGCTTGAGTCCACCCTCAACGGGACGTCGTCCCAGGGCTGCGTCTATGCCGAGTGGTGGAGCTGGCTCAACGCCATCCAGGCTCCCTTCCTCTGGGTCCTGTTCGTGCTGGCGGCCCTCGAGAACATCTTCGTCCTCGGCGTCTTCTGCCTGCACAAGAGCAGCTGCACGGTGGCCGAGATCTACCTGGGCAACCTGGCCGTGGCGGACCTGATCCTGGTCTGCGGGCTGCCCTTCTGGGCCATCACCATCGCCCACAACTTCGACTGGCTTTTTGGGGAGGTCCTCTGCCGCGTGGTGAACACCATGCTCTACATGAATCTGTACAGCAGCATCTGCTTCCTGATGCTGGTGAGCATCGACCGCTACCTGGCCCTGGTGAAAACCATGTCCATGGGCCGGATGCGCGGGGTGCGCTGGGCCAAACTCTACAGCCTGGTGATCTGGGGGTGCACGCTGCTCCTGAGTTCGCCCATGCTGGCCTTCCGGACCATGAAGGAGTACGCGGCCGAGGGCTACAACGTCACGGCCTGCATCATCGTCTACCCGTCACGCACCTGGGAGGTGTTCACCAACGTGCTCCTGAACTCCGTGGGCTTCCTGTTGCCCCTGGTCGTCATCACCTTCTGCACGGTGCAGATCATGAAGGTGCTGCGCAACAACGAGATGCAGAAGTTCAAGGAGATCCAGACGGAGAGGAAGGCCACGGTGCTGGTCCTGGCCGTGCTGCTGCTGTTCGTCACCTGCTGGCTGCCTTTCCAGGTCAGCACCTTCCTGGACACGCTGCTGCGCCTCAACATCCTGTCCGGCTGCTGGGATGAGCACATCGTCGACGTCTTCACGCAGATCGCGTCCTACGTGGCCTACAGCAACAGCTGCCTCAACCCGCTGGTGTACGTGATCGTGGGCAAGCGCTTCCGCAAGAAGTCGCGGGAGGTGTTCCGGGGACTGTGCCAGAAGGGGGGCTGCGTGTCGGAGTCCACCAAGATGGAGAACTCCATGGGCACGCTACGGACCTCCATCTCGGTGGAACGCCAGATTCACAGACTGCCCGAGTGGGTGGGGAACAGCCAGTGA
- the BDKRB1 gene encoding B1 bradykinin receptor, translated as MASRTLLELLSLNRSQPPPTNATSCDDAREAWDLLHGLLPKFILAICACGLLGNLLVLSVFLLPRRRLNVAQIYLANLAASDLVFVLGLPFWAENISNRFRWPFGALLCRVVNGVIKANLFTSIFLVVAISQDRYRVLVHPMASRRRGRRRRARATCALIWMAGGLLSVPTFLFRSLAAVPELSDTCACVLLHPPGAWHVARMVELNVLGFLLPLLAIVFYNGQILASLRGRAEVGGTRSGGSTDGKTTGLLLTLVAAFLVCWTPYHFFAFLDFLFQVQAVRGCFWEKFIDLGLQYANFFAFTNSCLNPVIYVFVGRLFKTKVRELCKQCVPRSLCPVCPAQRKDILQLFWQK; from the coding sequence ATGGCGTCCCGGACCCTCCTGGAGCTCCTGTCCCTGAACCGGAGCCAGCCCCCGCCCACAAACGCCACGTCCTGTGACGACGCTCGGGAGGCCTGGGACCTGCTGCACGGACTGCTGCCGAAATTCATCCTCGCCATCTGCGCCTGCGGCCTGCTGGGAAACCTGCTTGTGTTGTCCGTCTTCCTCCTGCCCCGGCGGCGCCTGAACGTGGCGCAAATCTACCTGGCCAACCTGGCCGCCTCCGACCTGGTGTTCGTCCTGGGCCTGCCCTTCTGGGCGGAGAACATCTCGAACCGGTTCCGCTGGCCTTTCGGAGCCCTCCTCTGCCGCGTCGTCAACGGGGTCATCAAGGCCAACTTATTCACCAGCATCTTCCTGGTGGTGGCCATCAGCCAGGACCGTTATCGGGTACTGGTGCACCCCATGGCCAGCCGGAGGCGGGGGCGCAGGCGGCGGGCGCGGGCCACCTGCGCGCTCATCTGGATGGCGGGGGGCCTCCTGAGCGTCCCCACGTTCCTGTTCCGCTCCCTCGCCGCCGTCCCAGAACTGAGCGACACCTGTGCCTGCGTGCTACTGCACCCGCCCGGGGCCTGGCACGTCGCGCGGATGGTGGAGTTGAACGTGCTGGGCTTCCTCCTGCCGCTGCTGGCCATCGTCTTCTACAACGGCCAGATCCTGGCCTCCCTGCGAGGGCGCGCGGAGGTGGGCGGCACGCGGAGCGGGGGCTCCACGGATGGCAAGACCACGGGGCTCCTCCTCACGCTCGTGGCTGCCTTCCTGGTGTGCTGGACCCCCTACCACTTCTTTGCCTTCCTGGACTTCCTGTTCCAGGTGCAGGCCGTCCGCGGCTGCTTCTGGGAGAAGTTCATAGACCTGGGCCTGCAGTACGCCAACTTCTTCGCCTTCACCAACAGCTGCCTGAACCCGGTGATTTACGTCTTCGTGGGCCGGCTCTTCAAGACCAAGGTGCGGGAGCTTTGTAAACAGTGCGTCCCTAGGAGCCTTTGTCCCGTGTGCCCGGCCCAGCGGAAAGACATCCTCCAACTTTTCTGGCAGAAGTAA